In one window of Macadamia integrifolia cultivar HAES 741 chromosome 2, SCU_Mint_v3, whole genome shotgun sequence DNA:
- the LOC122088589 gene encoding protein PHOTOPERIOD-INDEPENDENT EARLY FLOWERING 1 isoform X2: MASKGPRYKVDHETRTRRQKALEAPREPHRRKTHWDHVLEEMVWLSKDFESERKWKLSQAKKVAIRASKNTLDQATRGEKKVKEEEQRLRKVALNISKDVKKFWMKIEKLVLYKHQLELEEKKKKALDKQLDFLIGQTERYSTMLAENLVDLPFPRKTEQPGSTMESNQDKEVDETKMETTKHPEPQSDNVDVDGDYDIQSEDELEDDEHTIMEDEALITEEERREELAALQDEIDLPIEELLKRYNTGEGEEYSPPIGSKVGTGSSLATTGDHFQDESNGEVSILKNQALGNETDENIQPKDHRKSKNEHLVSYSTEEQDDGDYVLASGGEEKDDEATLSEEEELAKAEASEPLNEIELLKKESELPVEELLARYKKDFDTDEDVEDESPYYSCSSDDLADSLSPQESELKRQDVSMDEDANEQDGPGEVNEVLDPVANESDMGHQEKNEEERENENRIADAAAAARSAQPTGNTFSTTTVRTKFPFLLKFPLREYQHIGLDWLVTMYEKRLNGILADEMGLGKTIMTIALLAHLACEKGIWGPHLIVVPTSVMLNWETEFLKWCPAFKILTYFGSAKERKVKRQGWLKPNSFHVCITTYRLVIQDSKVFKRKKWKYLILDEAHLIKNWKSQRWQTLLNFNSKRRILLTGTPLQNDLMELWSLMHFLMPHIFQSHQEFKDWFGNPISGMVEGQEKINKEVIDRLHNVLRPFILRRLKRDVEKQLPKKFEHVIYCRLSRRQRNLYEDFIASSETQATLANANFFGMISVIMQLRKVCNHPDLFEGRPIISSFDMVGIDQQLSSSICTIFSSGPFSAVDLRGLGFLFTHLNFSMTSWEKDEVEAIATPSSSIMERAGSMKMEEIGSRSRFHDNKRKSQGINIFEEIQKALFEERVKEVKERAASIAWWNSLQCRKKPMYGTNLRELVMVKHPVFDIDDQKNNPKCYLSFSSKLADIILSPVEHFQKLMDLVESFMFAIPAARAPSPVCWCSKTGGLPVFLHSAYKEQCTEILSPRLSPIRPAIVRQQVYFPDRRLIQFDCGKLQELAVLLRRLRSEGHRALIFTQMTKMLDLLEAFINLYGYTYMRLDGSTQPEERQTLMQRFNTNPKIFLFILSTRSGGVGINLVGADTVIFYDSDWNPAMDQQAQDRCHRIGQTREVHIYRLISESTIEENILKKANQKRALDDLVIQSGGYNTEFFKKLDPMELFSGHRALPDKNMQKDKSSNNGMEEIFSNLDVEAALKYAEDEADYMALKKVEQEEAVDNQEFTEETMGRLEDDEFVNEDDMKPDEKIAGDANTDGGASLSRCNPNEEKSLILSVREEDVDMLADVKKLAAAAAAAGQASSSFENQLRPIDQYAMRFLDLWDPIIDKAAIESQVMFEEMEWELERIEKFKEDMEAENDDDEEPLLYERWDADFATEAYRQQVEALAQRQLMEELEEAKETQDAEDENCEYVKNDLSEPKPNSKKKTKKKFKSLKRGALASESEALHEEPPVEPMIIGDEVNLSGMLTSSEAGPPHIPVQKKRKKVPEAEEEKLTKKNSKKLKTASLGFNPVVDSSALHKQHDEAKESKASDGVVGDPDLKSASRSKTGGKISISAMPVKRVMVIKPEKLKKKGNIWSRDCFPSPDSWSPQEDAILCAIVHEYSTHWSLASDALYGMTTGGFYRGRFRHPIHCCERFRELFQRYVLSPTENPNGEKVGSVGSGKALLKVTEDNVRMLLDVASEMADNELILQKHFTAVLSSVWRARIRSDRRQSLSSFSRNGLYFGGKFLTSATNQITGISTREPLEKMNLAILGPSSKLVAAALQDADMKEQEDTILPSEQGKGASAMTEQLEITLEFQNNTGDPELPLPSVTTLFVCRADPAPLADEQAEGSLLAASSCNIAEHRYRLASKSCFEGEGQGWASSAFPTSDLRSRSSSKPQSLGKHKAPFSDLIKPPKSKLQRTTVEPADEDQHLISRPALSSPQFVVSPCPFRSSDLPTHTTESVGNNDDGDLNSSMDDNIFADAEIFDGVPHLYDPGFASGLDDCIPSWEILDIG; this comes from the exons GCGCTTGAAGCTCCTAGAGAACCACATCGCCGCAAAACACATTGGGATCATGTTTTGGAGGAgatggtttggttgtcaaag GATTTTGAGTCagagagaaaatggaaattGTCTCAGGCAAAGAAGGTAGCAATTAGAGCTAGCAAAAACACACTGGACCAGGCAACGAGAGGTGAAAAGAAAGTGAAG GAAGAAGAGCAGCGATTAAGAAAGGTTGCACTCAATATTTCTAAGGATGTGAAGAAATTTTGGATGAAGATAGAGAAGCTG GTGCTTTACAAGCATCAGCTGGAGCttgaggaaaaaaagaaaaaagcactTGATAAGCAACTAGATTTTTTAATAGGCCAGACTGAAAG GTACTCAACAATGCTTGCAGAAAATCTTGTCGACTTGCCATTTCCTCGTAAAACAGAGCAACCAGGTTCTACCATGGAAAGTAATCAAGATAAGGAAGTGGATGAAACTAAGATGGAAACAACTAAACACCCCG AACCTCAATCGGATAATGTGGATGTTGATGGTGATTATGATATACAATCCGAAGATGAGTTG GAAGATGACGAGCATACCATTATGGAAGATGAGGCTCTTATTACTGAGGAAGAGAGGCGAGAGGAACTGGCAGCATTGCAAGATGAAATAGATCTACCCATTGAGGAGCTACTCAAACGTTACAATACGGGCGAAG GTGAGGAATACTCTCCTCCAATTGGCAGCAAGGTTGGCACAGGGAGCTCTCTCGCTACCACTGGAGATCATTTT CAGGATGAAAGTAATGGTGAAGTTTCCATTCTGAAAAACCAAGCATTGGGAAATGAGACAGATGAAAATATTCAGCCAAAAGATCATAGGAAATCAAAGAATGAACATTTGGTATCTTATTCTACTGAGGAGCAG GATGATGGGGATTATGTTCTTGCTTCTGGTGGAGAGGAAAAG GATGATGAGGCTACCTTATCTGAGGAGGAGGAACTGGCAAAAGCAGAAGCAAGTGAACCTTTAAATGAG ATTGAATTACTTAAAAAGGAGAGTGAATTGCCTGTTGAAGAATTGCTTGCAAGGTATAAAAAG GATTTTGACACCGATGAGGATGTAGAGGATGAATCTCCATATTACTCCTGCAGTTCAGACGATCTGGCAGATTCTCTTTCCCCTCAAGAGTCTGAACTGAAGAGACAGGATGTTTCTATGGATGAAGATGCAAATGAACAGGACGGACCTGGTGAAGTCAATGAAGTTTTGGATCCTGTTGCAAACGAATCAGATATGGGGCATCAAGAgaaaaacgaagaagaaagagaaaatgagaataGAATTGCTGATGCGGCAGCTGCAGCAAGATCAGCACAGCCAACAGGCAACACTTTTTCAACAACTACTGTGCGTACAAAgttccctttccttcttaagTTTCCCCTTCGTGAATATCAACATATTGGCCTGGATTGGCTCGTCACAATGTATGAAAAGAGACTTAATGGTATTCTAGCTGATGAGATGGGCCTTGGGAAGACAATCATGACAATTGCTCTTCTTGCACACCTGGCATGTGAAAAGGGAATTTGGGGTCCCCATCTCATAGTTGTCCCAACAAGTGTCATGCTCAATTGGGAAACTGAGTTTCTCAAATGGTGCCCTGCTTTTAAAATTTTGACTTACTTTGGAAGTGCAAAAGAACGCAAAGTCAAGAGGCAAGGTTGGTTGAAGCCAAACTCCTTCCATGTTTGCATCACAACTTACAGACTTGTTATACAGGATTCAAAAGTTTTCAAGCGTAAGAAATGGAAATACTTAATTTTGGATGAAGCACATCTGATAAAAAATTGGAAGTCCCAGAGATGGCAAACCCTTCTAAACTTTAATTCAAAACGGCGTATTTTGTTGACTGGGACACCTCTACAGAATGACCTCATGGAGCTCTGGTCTCTTATGCATTTCTTGATGCCTCACATATTTCAGTCTCATCAGGAGTTCAAGGATTGGTTTGGTAATCCAATTTCTGGAATGGTAGAGggacaagaaaaaataaacaaagaagtTATTGACCGCTTACATAATGTTCTTCGTCCATTCATACTCAGACGGTTGAAGAGGGATGTGGAGAAGCAGCTCCCAAAGAAATTTGAGCATGTGATATACTGTAGACTCTCGAGGAGGCAGAGGAACTTGTATGAGGATTTCATTGCCAGCTCAGAGACCCAAGCAACACTGGCTAATGCCAATTTCTTTGGGATGATTAGTGTTATAATGCAACTCCGAAAGGTGTGTAATCATCCAGATCTATTTGAGGGTCGTCCTATCATAAGTTCTTTTGACATGGTAGGCATTGACCAGCAGTTGAGTTCTTCTATTTGTACAATTTTTTCTTCTGGTCCATTCTCTGCTGTAGACCTGAGGGGTTTGGGGTTTCTGTTTACCCATCTGAATTTCAGCATGACATCATGGGAGAAAGATGAAGTTGAAGCTATTGCCACCCCCTCAAGTTCAATCATGGAGCGTGCTGGCTCGATGAAGATGGAAGAAATTGGTTCGCGATCCAGGTTTCAtgataacaaaagaaaatcccagGGAATTAATATTTTTGAGGAGATTCAGAAGGCTTTGTTTGAGGAAAGGGTGAAAGAAGTGAAAGAAAGGGCTGCATCGATTGCATGGTGGAATTCCTTACAATGCAGGAAGAAGCCCATGTATGGAACAAATCTAAGGGAACTCGTTATGGTGAAGCATCCAGTGTTTGATATTGATGATCAAAAGAATAACCCCAAATGCTACTTGAGCTTTTCTTCAAAGCTTGCTGATATCATTTTGTCACCTGTGGAACACTTTCAGAAGTTGATGGACCTGGTTGAATCTTTCATGTTTGCAATCCCGGCAGCTCGGGCTCCCTCACCTGTGTGCTGGTGCAGTAAAACTGGGGGGCTCCCTGTCTTTTTGCATTCAGCTTATAAGGAACAATGTACAGAAATCCTATCACCCCGTCTCTCACCCATTCGACCTGCTATTGTCCGGCAACAAGTTTATTTTCCGGACAGGCGACTCATACAATTTGACTGTGGGAAGTTGCAAGAGCTTGCAGTCCTGCTTAGGCGGTTGAGATCAGAAGGGCACCGAGCATTGATATTCACCCAGATGACAAAGATGCTTGATCTCCTGGAGGCTTTCATAAATTTATATGGATACACTTACATGCGTTTAGATGGATCCACTCAGCCCGAAGAGAGGCAAACGTTGATGCAGAGATTTAACACAAAtccaaaaatatttcttttcattctgTCAACCCGTAGTGGAGGTGTTGGAATTAACTTAGTTGGGGCAGATACAGTCATCTTCTATGACAGCGATTGGAATCCTGCTATGGATCAACAGGCCCAAGATCGATGCCACAGGATTGGGCAGACACGTGAAGTGCATATATATCGTCTTATCAGTGAGAGCACCATTGAGgagaatatattaaagaaagCAAATCAGAAACGTGCACTTGATGATTTGGTTATACAAAGTGGGGGCTACAACACCGAATTTTTCAAGAAACTTGACCCAATGGAATTATTTTCAGGACATAGAGCTCTTCCAGACAAGAACATGCAGAAAGATAAAAGTTCCAATAATGGAATGGAGGAAATTTTTTCCAATCTAGATGTTGAAGCTGCTTTGAAATATGCAGAAGATGAAGCAGATTACATGGCATTAAAGAAAGTAGAACAGGAAGAGGCTGTGGACAACCAGGAGTTCACAGAGGAGACCATGGGGAGATTggaagatgatgagtttgtaaATGAGGATGACATGAAGCCTGATGAGAAGATTGCTGGAGATGCAAATACAGATGGTGGGGCCTCCTTGAGTAGGTGTAATCCAAATGAAGAGAAATCTCTCATTTTGTCTGTTAGAGAAGAGGATGTTGACATGCTAGCTGACGTCAAGAAGTTGGCAGCAGCAGCGGCAGCTGCAGGACAGGCTAGCTCATCTTTTGAGAATCAGCTCCGCCCAATTGATCAATATGCGATGCGTTTTCTGGACCTGTGGGACCCAATAATAGATAAGGCTGCTATAGAATCTCAAGTTATGTTTGAGGAGATGGAATGGGAGCTGGAGCGAATTGAGAAGTTCAAAGAAGATATGGAAGCTgagaatgatgatgatgaggagccTCTCTTATATGAAA GATGGGATGCGGATTTTGCAACTGAGGCCTACCGGCAGCAAGTTGAGGCCTTGGCTCAGCGTCAG TTGATGGAAGAATTGGAGGAAGCTAAAGAGACCCAGGATGCCGAGGACGAAAATTGTGAATATGTGAA GAATGACCTATCTGAGCCTAAACCCAACTCAAAAAAGAAAACGAAGAAAAAGTTCAAGtctctgaagagaggagctctAGCATCAGAATCAGAAGCATTGCATGAAGAACCTCCAGTAGAACCCATGATCATTGGTGACGAGGTTAACCTTTCTGGGATGCTTACCTCTTCGGAAGCAGGGCCACCACATATACCTGTTCAGAAAAAACGTAAGAAGGTGCCAGaggcagaagaagaaaaacttacAAAGAAAAACTCTAAGAAACTTAAGACGGCTTCTCTTGGATTCAATCCTGTGGTTGATTCCAGTGCATTGCATAAGCAGCATGATGAAGCTAAAGAGTCAAAAGCAAGTGATGGTGTGGTTGGTGATCCTGATCTTAAGTCAGCAAGCAGGAGCAAGACAGGAGGAAAAATCTCAATTTCTGCCATGCCAGTGAAGCGTGTGATGGTGATCAAACCAGAAAAGctgaagaaaaagggaaatattTGGTCAAGAGATTGCTTTCCTTCACCAGATTCTTGGTCACCACAGGAAGATGCAATATTGTGTGCCATTGTGCATGAGTATAGTACACACTGGAGCTTAGCCAGTGATGCACTATATGGGATGACTACTGGTGGGTTTTATAGGGGGAGGTTCCGGCATCCTATACATTGTTGTGAGAGGTTCAGAGAACTTTTTCAGAGATATGTTTTGTCGCCAACAGAGAATCCGAATGGTGAGAAGGTTGGCAGTGTTGGCTCTGGGAAGGCCCTTCTCAAAGTAACAGAG GATAATGTCCGTATGCTATTAGATGTGGCCAGTGAGATGGCGGATAATGAATTAATCCTTCAAAAGCATTTTACAGCTGTGCTTTCATCTGTCTGGCGAGCAAGAATCCGCTCTGACCGCAGGCAAAGCTTGTCATCATTTTCCAGGAATGGCCTTTATTTTGGTGGTAAGTTTTTGACATCTGCCACCAATCAGATTACCGGGATATCCACAAGGGAACCCCTAGAAAAGATGAACCTGGCAATTTTGGGGCCAAGCAGTAAGTTAGTCGCAGCTGCCCTCCAAGATGCTGATATGAAAGAACAGGAAGACACAATCTTACCATCTGAACAGGGCAAAGGGGCTTCAGCCATGACCGAGCAGTTAGAAATAACTCTGGAGTTCCAGAATAACACTGGGGATCCTGAGTTACCTTTACCTTCAGTCACTACTCTCTTTGTATGTCGAGCAGATCCGGCACCTTTAGCAGATGAGCAAGCAGAAGGGAGCTTGCTTGCAGCATCTTCTTGCAACATTGCTGAGCACCGGTACAG GTTAGCATCAAAATCTTGCTTTGAGGGTGAAGGCCAAGGTTGGGCTTCATCAGCTTTTCCAACTAGTGATCTTAGATCTCGATCATCTTCAAAACCACAATCTTTGGGAAAACACAAGGCTCCGTTCTCTGACTTGATCAAGCCTCCAAAATCCAAGCTTCAAAGAACTACAGTGGAGCCTGCTGATGAGGATCAGCACCTAATCAGTAGACCAGCACTTTCATCACCTCAATTTGTGGTTTCGCCTTGTCCTTTTAGAAGTTCTGATCTGCCAACCCACACCACTGAGTCTGTTGGGAACAATGATGACGGTGACTTGAATTCCAGTATGGATGATAACATATTTGCGGATGCAGAGATTTTTGATGGTGTCCCCCATTTATACGACCCAGGCTTCGCCTCGGGCCTTGATGATTGCATACCGTCGTGGGAAATTTTGGACATCGGTTAG